From Micromonospora echinospora, one genomic window encodes:
- a CDS encoding amino acid adenylation domain-containing protein — MRLEEHVLRAATATPDAVAVCGPDACLTYRELNARADELAAGLRALGVDAGDRVVLWLPKSAFGVAVTQAVLRLGAAYVPVDPRVPALRAAALISDCAPAAVVTTDGRATDLAGRMASPPALIVHDDLSRWDSRSAPRPPRPSTPDVDLAYVLYTSGSTGMPKGVCVSHSAAAAFVDWAADEIGVTGGDRLANHAPLQFDLSVFDLYAAFRTGASVHLVPESTPARNLVRFIDDHAITVWYSVPSALTMMMEFGRLLDHDRLPLRTVVFAGETFPVEQLRALRQRWPSLGLYNFYGPTETNVCAFHRVGAIPADRTTPVPIGTAAAGDEIWAVRPDGTIAEPGEEGELMVAGPTLMTGYLNAEPLHGPYATGDVARRLSDGAFEYVGRRDHMVKVRGYRVEPAEIEAALHAHPDVVEATVVVTGSGHRARLRAWVRTRSGRALPLGEVKPFLAQRLAPHLVPDSVRTIDRLPRTANGKVDRRALVEDRTTAGRDGW, encoded by the coding sequence ATGAGACTTGAGGAGCACGTCCTCCGCGCCGCCACGGCGACACCCGACGCGGTGGCCGTGTGCGGTCCGGACGCATGCCTGACCTATCGCGAGCTGAACGCCCGCGCGGACGAACTCGCCGCCGGACTGCGCGCGCTCGGTGTCGATGCGGGTGACCGCGTCGTCCTGTGGTTGCCGAAGTCCGCGTTCGGCGTCGCGGTCACGCAGGCGGTACTGCGGCTGGGCGCGGCCTACGTCCCGGTGGATCCGCGTGTTCCCGCACTGCGGGCGGCGGCCCTGATCAGCGACTGCGCACCCGCCGCCGTGGTGACGACGGACGGGCGGGCCACCGACCTCGCCGGGCGGATGGCGTCACCGCCCGCGTTGATCGTTCACGACGATCTCTCCCGGTGGGACTCCAGGTCGGCGCCACGACCGCCACGACCGTCGACACCTGACGTCGACCTCGCCTACGTGCTCTACACCTCGGGCTCGACCGGCATGCCCAAAGGCGTATGCGTGAGCCATTCCGCGGCAGCCGCGTTCGTCGACTGGGCAGCGGACGAAATCGGCGTCACCGGCGGCGACCGCCTCGCCAACCACGCGCCGTTGCAGTTCGACCTCTCGGTGTTCGACCTCTACGCGGCGTTCCGAACGGGCGCTTCCGTGCACCTGGTCCCGGAGTCCACCCCGGCGCGGAACCTGGTGCGGTTCATCGACGACCACGCCATCACGGTCTGGTACTCGGTACCGTCCGCGCTGACGATGATGATGGAGTTCGGACGTCTCCTCGACCATGACCGCCTGCCGCTGCGCACCGTCGTGTTCGCGGGCGAGACGTTCCCCGTCGAACAGCTCAGAGCGCTGCGTCAGCGCTGGCCCTCCCTGGGCCTCTACAACTTCTACGGCCCCACCGAGACCAACGTCTGCGCCTTCCACCGCGTCGGGGCGATCCCGGCCGACCGCACCACGCCGGTGCCGATCGGCACCGCCGCCGCAGGCGACGAGATCTGGGCCGTCCGCCCGGACGGGACGATCGCCGAACCCGGCGAGGAAGGCGAACTGATGGTCGCCGGGCCGACGCTGATGACCGGCTACCTCAACGCCGAGCCGCTGCACGGCCCGTACGCCACCGGCGACGTGGCGCGCCGACTCTCCGACGGCGCGTTCGAGTACGTCGGCCGTCGAGACCACATGGTCAAGGTTCGGGGCTACCGGGTGGAACCGGCCGAGATCGAGGCGGCGCTGCACGCCCACCCGGATGTCGTCGAGGCCACGGTCGTGGTCACCGGATCCGGTCACCGGGCCCGCCTGCGCGCGTGGGTGCGCACCCGTTCCGGACGCGCCCTGCCGCTGGGTGAGGTCAAGCCGTTCCTCGCGCAGCGACTGGCCCCGCACCTCGTTCCCGACAGTGTCCGCACGATCGACCGGCTGCCCCGGACGGCCAACGGCAAGGTCGACCGCCGTGCGTTGGT
- a CDS encoding acyl-CoA dehydrogenase family protein, with product MDFAPDPDQRLLADNFHALGVALNAPDEHDRRGGPYFSRQKWRRCGDIGLLGLSLPERWGGLGLDSLSTAIAIEAFARGHEDMGLVFSACAHLFAGAMPIAAHGTDSVRDEVLPKLGSGEWIAANAITEAEAGSDVYALRATAVRDGDRYVLDGVKNYVTNAPLADVFVVYASTDPRSGYLGISAFVVHRDTPGVTVGSPLPKTGLASSPLAPVYLDGVAVPAANRLGGEGDGRDVFTGSMEWERTCLFAAYVGAMDRQLRRTVAYTGERRQFRKPLARHQAVAHRLADMKLRLESARLLLYRACWARDQGTASPLDVSLAKLGVSEAATLNALDAVHLHGGAGIVDGSGVERAIADAVPASLFSGTSEIHRDVIAAQLRHET from the coding sequence ATGGACTTCGCACCGGACCCCGACCAACGTCTGCTCGCGGACAACTTCCACGCACTCGGCGTCGCGCTCAACGCTCCGGACGAACACGACCGCCGCGGCGGACCGTACTTCAGCCGGCAGAAGTGGCGACGGTGCGGAGACATCGGCCTGCTCGGGCTCAGCCTCCCCGAACGCTGGGGTGGGCTCGGGCTCGACTCGCTGAGCACGGCCATCGCGATCGAGGCATTCGCCCGCGGACACGAGGACATGGGGCTGGTGTTCTCAGCCTGCGCCCACCTGTTCGCGGGCGCGATGCCGATCGCGGCGCACGGCACCGACTCCGTACGGGACGAGGTGCTGCCGAAGCTCGGGTCGGGCGAGTGGATCGCGGCCAACGCGATAACCGAGGCCGAGGCGGGGTCCGACGTCTACGCCCTGCGCGCCACGGCCGTACGCGACGGCGACCGGTACGTGCTCGACGGCGTGAAGAACTACGTGACCAACGCTCCGCTGGCCGACGTGTTCGTGGTGTACGCGAGCACCGATCCCCGCAGCGGCTACCTGGGCATCAGCGCGTTCGTCGTCCACCGCGACACACCGGGGGTGACGGTCGGCTCACCGCTGCCGAAGACCGGGCTCGCGTCCTCGCCACTCGCCCCGGTCTACCTCGATGGTGTGGCGGTACCGGCGGCGAACCGGCTCGGCGGCGAGGGCGATGGGCGCGACGTCTTCACCGGATCGATGGAATGGGAACGCACCTGCCTGTTCGCCGCCTACGTCGGTGCCATGGACCGCCAACTTCGCAGGACCGTCGCGTACACCGGCGAGCGTCGCCAGTTCCGTAAACCGCTCGCCAGACACCAGGCCGTCGCACACCGACTCGCCGACATGAAACTACGTCTGGAAAGCGCCCGTCTGCTGCTGTACCGCGCCTGCTGGGCACGCGACCAGGGAACGGCCAGTCCGCTCGACGTGTCGCTCGCGAAGCTGGGCGTCAGCGAGGCCGCCACCCTCAACGCGCTCGACGCCGTGCACCTGCACGGCGGTGCGGGCATCGTGGACGGTTCCGGCGTCGAGCGGGCCATCGCGGACGCGGTGCCCGCGTCGCTGTTCTCCGGCACCTCCGAGATCCACCGCGACGTCATCGCGGCGCAGCTACGCCATGAGACTTGA
- a CDS encoding SAM-dependent methyltransferase, with amino-acid sequence MGTTDTTPEAIVTDYEKSVARYWNEKLNDPINLLLGAEDGLVHHHYGLGEYDPAVLSGSGADREAAIIRELHRLECAQMDVVLDALGGMEPDDRLLDAGSGRGGGSFSAHRRFGCWVDGITLSEYQVDFATKQADRHGCTDKVAFHLQNMTRTRFPDGHFDRILTNETTMYVDLADAFGEFARVLRPGGRYVCVTYCVNDTIAPTSADCEAVDTHYGTRMHKRSEYLAALSAAGFSPSQVTVLNAQTIPYWELRSHSEHRTGVERAFLDGYRSNVLQYVLITSERLPA; translated from the coding sequence ATGGGCACAACGGACACCACACCTGAAGCCATCGTCACCGACTACGAGAAGTCGGTTGCTCGTTACTGGAACGAGAAACTGAACGACCCGATCAACCTTCTGCTCGGCGCCGAGGACGGGCTGGTCCACCACCACTACGGCCTCGGGGAATACGACCCTGCGGTGCTCTCCGGCAGCGGCGCCGACCGGGAAGCCGCCATCATCCGGGAACTGCACCGGCTGGAGTGCGCACAGATGGACGTCGTGCTGGACGCGCTCGGCGGCATGGAGCCGGACGACCGGTTGCTCGACGCCGGGTCGGGCCGGGGCGGTGGCTCGTTCAGCGCGCACCGCAGGTTCGGCTGCTGGGTGGACGGCATCACCCTGTCGGAGTACCAGGTCGACTTCGCCACGAAGCAGGCAGACCGACACGGCTGCACGGACAAGGTCGCCTTCCACCTGCAGAACATGACCCGAACGCGGTTTCCGGACGGCCACTTCGACCGGATCCTCACCAACGAGACCACCATGTACGTCGACCTGGCCGACGCGTTCGGCGAGTTCGCCCGGGTCCTGCGTCCCGGCGGTCGCTACGTCTGCGTCACCTACTGCGTCAACGACACGATCGCGCCGACGAGCGCGGACTGCGAGGCGGTGGACACGCACTACGGCACCCGGATGCACAAACGCAGTGAATACCTCGCGGCGTTGTCCGCCGCCGGGTTCTCGCCCAGTCAGGTCACCGTCCTCAACGCCCAGACGATCCCGTACTGGGAGCTGCGCAGCCACTCCGAGCACCGGACCGGCGTCGAGCGGGCGTTCCTCGACGGATACCGGTCCAACGTCCTGCAGTACGTGCTGATCACGTCCGAACGTCTGCCGGCCTGA
- a CDS encoding acyl carrier protein: MDDIERAIHGFVADVLLEGEDISFDERTPLLEHRLIDSLNVEELIAFIESTYSITLSDWPHAKWETIQNMAGLIRAHSPTLPGGHHGHNGHHT, translated from the coding sequence GTGGACGACATCGAACGGGCAATCCACGGCTTCGTCGCGGACGTGCTGCTGGAGGGCGAGGACATCTCGTTCGACGAGCGCACCCCGCTGCTGGAGCATCGGCTGATCGACTCACTCAACGTCGAAGAACTCATCGCGTTCATCGAGAGCACCTATTCGATTACCCTGAGCGACTGGCCGCACGCGAAGTGGGAGACCATCCAGAACATGGCTGGACTCATTCGCGCTCATTCCCCGACGCTTCCCGGAGGCCACCATGGGCACAACGGACACCACACCTGA